The following proteins are co-located in the Mus caroli chromosome 7, CAROLI_EIJ_v1.1, whole genome shotgun sequence genome:
- the Strn4 gene encoding striatin-4 isoform X2 — protein MMEERAAAAVASAASSCRPLGSGTAPNPTAAAPASSPAPGPGPVGKGGGGGGSPGPTAGPEPLSLPGILHFIQHEWARFEAEKARWEAERAELQAQVAFLQGERKGQENLKTDLVRRIKMLEYALKQERAKYHKLKFGTDLNQGEKKTDLSEQVSNGPVESVTLENSPLVWKEGRQLLRQYLEEVGYTDTILDMRSKRVRSLLGRSLELNGAGEPAEGAPRASPGPGGLSGGESLLVKQIEEQIKRNAAGKDGKERLGGSVLEQIPFLQNCEDEDSDEDDELDSVQHKKQRVRLPSKALVPEMEDEDEEDDSEDAINEFDFLGSGEDGEGSPDPRRTSEGNPHELESRRVKLQGILADLRDVDGLPPKVTVPPPGTPQPRPHEDVFIMDTIGGGEVSLGDLADLTVTNDNDLSCDLSDSKDAFKKTWNPKFTLRSHYDGIRSLAFHHSQSALLTASEDGTLKLWNLQKAVTAKKNAALDVEPIHAFRAHRGPVLAVTMGSNSEYCYSGGADARIHSWKIPDLNMDPYDGYDPSVLSHVLEGHGDAVWGLAFSPTSQRLASCSADGTVRIWDPSSSGPSCLCTFPMAGEHGVPTSVAFTSTEPAHVVASFRSGDTVLYDLEAGSALLTLESRGSSGPTQINQVVSHPNQPLTITAHDDRGIRFLDNRTGKSVHSMVAHLDAVTCLAVDPNGVFLMSGSHDCSLRLWSLDNKTCVQEITAHRKKHEEAIHAVACHPSKALIASAGADALAKVFV, from the exons ATGATGGAGGAGCGAGCGGCCGCCGCGGTCGCATCGGCCGCCTCCTCCTGCCGCCCTCTGGGCTCGGGCACGGCTCCCAACCCGACGGCGGCGGCCCCGGCCTCCAGCCCTGCTCCTGGGCCCGGCCCGGTAGGAAAAGGAGGTGGCGGCGGAGGCAGCCCGGGCCCTACGGCGGGCCCGGAGCCCCTCAGCCTGCCGGGGATCCTGCACTTTATCCAACACGAGTGGGCACGCTTCGAAGCCGAGAAGGCCCGCTGGGAGGCCGAGCGCGCCGAGCTGCAG GCTCAGGTGGCTTTCCTCCAAGGCGAGAGGAAAGGCCAAGAGAATCTAAAGACGGACCTGGTGCGGCGGATCAAGATGCTGGAGTATGCACTGAAGCAGGAGAG gGCCAAATATCATAAACTGAAGTTTGGTACAGACCTGAATCAGGGGGAGAAGAAGACAGATCTGTCAGAACAAG tCTCCAATGGCCCTGTAGAGTCGGTCACACTGGAGAACAGCCCATTGGTGTGGAAGGAGGGGCGACAGCTTCTGCGACA GTACCTGGAAGAGGTGGGCTACACAGATACCATCTTGGACATGCGGTCCAAGCGTGTGCGTTCCCTTCTGGGCCGTTCACTGGAACTCAATGGGGCCGGTGAGCCAGCTGAGGGGGCCCCCAGGGCTTCACCAGGCCCTGGGGGACTTAGCGGTGGCGAGTCTCTACTGGTAAAACAGATCGAGGAACAGATCAAGAG GAATGCAGCTGGCAAAGATGGCAAGGAGCGCCTGGGGGGCTCGGTACTGGAGCAGATACCCTTCCTGCAGAACTGCGAGGATGAAGACAGCGATGAGGATGATGAGCTGGACAGTGTGCAGCATAAGAAGCAACGTGTGAGG CTCCCATCCAAGGCCCTAGTACCTGAAATGGAGGACGAGGATGAAGAGGATGACTCAGAAGATGCCATCAATGAGTTTGATTTCCTGGGCTcaggagaggatggagaggggtCTCCAGATCCTCGACGTACTTCAGAGGGGAACCCCCATGAGCTGG AAAGCCGTCGGGTCAAACTCCAGGGAATTCTTGCTGACCTCCGGGATGTGGATGGCCTGCCCCCGAAAGTGACTGTCCCACCTCCTGGCACACCCCAGCCCCGGCCTCATGAAG ACGTCTTCATCATGGACACTATCGGGGGCGGGGAGGTGAGCCTGGGGGACTTGGCAGATCTCACCGTCACCAATGACAACGACCTCAGCTGTGAT CTGTCTGACAGCAAAGACGCTTTCAAGAAGACATGGAACCCCAAGTTTACCCTCCGCTCACACTACGATGGCATCCGCTCCCTGGCCTTCCACCACAGCCAGTCAGCACTGCTTACTGCCTCTGAGGATGGCACACTCAAACTGTGGAACCTGCAGAAGGCAGTTACGGCCAAGAA AAATGCTGCACTGGATGTGGAGCCGATTCATGCTTTCCGCGCTCACAG GGGCCCGGTGCTGGCAGTCACCATGGGCAGCAACAGCGAGTACTGTTACAGTGGTGGGGCTGATGCCAGGATCCACAGCTGGAAGATTCCTGACCTCAACATGGACCCATATGATGGCTATG ACCCAAGTGTGCTGAGCCATGTCCTGGAAGGCCATGGGGATGCTGTGTGGGGTCTGGCCTTCAGTCCCACCTCCCAGCGCCTAGCATCCTGCTCCGCTGATGGCACCGTCCGCATCTGGGATCCCAGCAGCAGTGGTCCAAGCTGCCTCTGTACCTTCCCCATGGCTGGAG AACATGGAGTTCCCACCTCAGTGGCCTTCACCAGCACTGAACCTGCCCATGTCGTGGCCTCCTTTCGTTCTGGTGATACCGTTCTTTATGACCTGGAAGCTGGCAGCGCCCTTCTCACATTGGAGTCTCGAGGGAGCAGTG GCCCCACACAGATCAACCAGGTGGTGAGTCACCCAAACCAGCCTCTCACCATCACTGCACACGACGACAGGGGCATCCGGTTCCTGGACAATCGAACAG GTAAATCTGTGCATTCCATGGTGGCCCACCTGGACGCAGTCACCTGCCTAGCTGTGGACCCAAATGGCGTATTCTTGATGTCAGGAA GCCACGACTGTTCTCTGCGTTTATGGAGCCTAGACAACAAGACATGTGTGCAGGAGATCACGGCCCACCGCAAGAAGCATGAGGAGGCCATCCATGCAGTGGCCTGCCATCCCAGCAAGGCACTTATTGccagtgctggtgctgatgcCCTAGCCAAGGTCTTCGTATGA
- the Strn4 gene encoding striatin-4 isoform X1 — MMEERAAAAVASAASSCRPLGSGTAPNPTAAAPASSPAPGPGPVGKGGGGGGSPGPTAGPEPLSLPGILHFIQHEWARFEAEKARWEAERAELQAQVAFLQGERKGQENLKTDLVRRIKMLEYALKQERAKYHKLKFGTDLNQGEKKTDLSEQVSNGPVESVTLENSPLVWKEGRQLLRQYLEEVGYTDTILDMRSKRVRSLLGRSLELNGAGEPAEGAPRASPGPGGLSGGESLLVKQIEEQIKRNAAGKDGKERLGGSVLEQIPFLQNCEDEDSDEDDELDSVQHKKQRVRLPSKALVPEMEDEDEEDDSEDAINEFDFLGSGEDGEGSPDPRRTSEGNPHELESRRVKLQGILADLRDVDGLPPKVTVPPPGTPQPRPHEGSFGFSSDVFIMDTIGGGEVSLGDLADLTVTNDNDLSCDLSDSKDAFKKTWNPKFTLRSHYDGIRSLAFHHSQSALLTASEDGTLKLWNLQKAVTAKKNAALDVEPIHAFRAHRGPVLAVTMGSNSEYCYSGGADARIHSWKIPDLNMDPYDGYDPSVLSHVLEGHGDAVWGLAFSPTSQRLASCSADGTVRIWDPSSSGPSCLCTFPMAGEHGVPTSVAFTSTEPAHVVASFRSGDTVLYDLEAGSALLTLESRGSSGPTQINQVVSHPNQPLTITAHDDRGIRFLDNRTGKSVHSMVAHLDAVTCLAVDPNGVFLMSGSHDCSLRLWSLDNKTCVQEITAHRKKHEEAIHAVACHPSKALIASAGADALAKVFV, encoded by the exons ATGATGGAGGAGCGAGCGGCCGCCGCGGTCGCATCGGCCGCCTCCTCCTGCCGCCCTCTGGGCTCGGGCACGGCTCCCAACCCGACGGCGGCGGCCCCGGCCTCCAGCCCTGCTCCTGGGCCCGGCCCGGTAGGAAAAGGAGGTGGCGGCGGAGGCAGCCCGGGCCCTACGGCGGGCCCGGAGCCCCTCAGCCTGCCGGGGATCCTGCACTTTATCCAACACGAGTGGGCACGCTTCGAAGCCGAGAAGGCCCGCTGGGAGGCCGAGCGCGCCGAGCTGCAG GCTCAGGTGGCTTTCCTCCAAGGCGAGAGGAAAGGCCAAGAGAATCTAAAGACGGACCTGGTGCGGCGGATCAAGATGCTGGAGTATGCACTGAAGCAGGAGAG gGCCAAATATCATAAACTGAAGTTTGGTACAGACCTGAATCAGGGGGAGAAGAAGACAGATCTGTCAGAACAAG tCTCCAATGGCCCTGTAGAGTCGGTCACACTGGAGAACAGCCCATTGGTGTGGAAGGAGGGGCGACAGCTTCTGCGACA GTACCTGGAAGAGGTGGGCTACACAGATACCATCTTGGACATGCGGTCCAAGCGTGTGCGTTCCCTTCTGGGCCGTTCACTGGAACTCAATGGGGCCGGTGAGCCAGCTGAGGGGGCCCCCAGGGCTTCACCAGGCCCTGGGGGACTTAGCGGTGGCGAGTCTCTACTGGTAAAACAGATCGAGGAACAGATCAAGAG GAATGCAGCTGGCAAAGATGGCAAGGAGCGCCTGGGGGGCTCGGTACTGGAGCAGATACCCTTCCTGCAGAACTGCGAGGATGAAGACAGCGATGAGGATGATGAGCTGGACAGTGTGCAGCATAAGAAGCAACGTGTGAGG CTCCCATCCAAGGCCCTAGTACCTGAAATGGAGGACGAGGATGAAGAGGATGACTCAGAAGATGCCATCAATGAGTTTGATTTCCTGGGCTcaggagaggatggagaggggtCTCCAGATCCTCGACGTACTTCAGAGGGGAACCCCCATGAGCTGG AAAGCCGTCGGGTCAAACTCCAGGGAATTCTTGCTGACCTCCGGGATGTGGATGGCCTGCCCCCGAAAGTGACTGTCCCACCTCCTGGCACACCCCAGCCCCGGCCTCATGAAG GTTCCTTTGGCTTCTCCTCAGACGTCTTCATCATGGACACTATCGGGGGCGGGGAGGTGAGCCTGGGGGACTTGGCAGATCTCACCGTCACCAATGACAACGACCTCAGCTGTGAT CTGTCTGACAGCAAAGACGCTTTCAAGAAGACATGGAACCCCAAGTTTACCCTCCGCTCACACTACGATGGCATCCGCTCCCTGGCCTTCCACCACAGCCAGTCAGCACTGCTTACTGCCTCTGAGGATGGCACACTCAAACTGTGGAACCTGCAGAAGGCAGTTACGGCCAAGAA AAATGCTGCACTGGATGTGGAGCCGATTCATGCTTTCCGCGCTCACAG GGGCCCGGTGCTGGCAGTCACCATGGGCAGCAACAGCGAGTACTGTTACAGTGGTGGGGCTGATGCCAGGATCCACAGCTGGAAGATTCCTGACCTCAACATGGACCCATATGATGGCTATG ACCCAAGTGTGCTGAGCCATGTCCTGGAAGGCCATGGGGATGCTGTGTGGGGTCTGGCCTTCAGTCCCACCTCCCAGCGCCTAGCATCCTGCTCCGCTGATGGCACCGTCCGCATCTGGGATCCCAGCAGCAGTGGTCCAAGCTGCCTCTGTACCTTCCCCATGGCTGGAG AACATGGAGTTCCCACCTCAGTGGCCTTCACCAGCACTGAACCTGCCCATGTCGTGGCCTCCTTTCGTTCTGGTGATACCGTTCTTTATGACCTGGAAGCTGGCAGCGCCCTTCTCACATTGGAGTCTCGAGGGAGCAGTG GCCCCACACAGATCAACCAGGTGGTGAGTCACCCAAACCAGCCTCTCACCATCACTGCACACGACGACAGGGGCATCCGGTTCCTGGACAATCGAACAG GTAAATCTGTGCATTCCATGGTGGCCCACCTGGACGCAGTCACCTGCCTAGCTGTGGACCCAAATGGCGTATTCTTGATGTCAGGAA GCCACGACTGTTCTCTGCGTTTATGGAGCCTAGACAACAAGACATGTGTGCAGGAGATCACGGCCCACCGCAAGAAGCATGAGGAGGCCATCCATGCAGTGGCCTGCCATCCCAGCAAGGCACTTATTGccagtgctggtgctgatgcCCTAGCCAAGGTCTTCGTATGA